CTCCACATGGAAGGAGGAGGATTGTgactgcagcacaggctggaatGACTCCTGCTGCTCGGGTCCTTTAACAGTACACCTGGAGCAGAGGTGCCCCCGAGGAGTCAGTCTCTGTGTCCTGGAAAGAGGAGTCTCTGCTGGTTGGAGAGCCTtgggaggagagagaagagaagagacgGTGCCATTAGCCCAGGGGaagcacagcagcctggcactggggaaGCAGCTGCCACAAAAGGCTTTGTGTACCATGAGGGAGGAGAAAGACACACAAAGCCATGGCAGggaacagccctgcctgcaTTGCAGCCATCtcccaggacagagctgctgtgcaggaggaaaCTTGTCTTGTagctctgggctgctctctGGGAGGACAGAGCTCggggcagccctgcctgcttcCCTTTGCACAGTTCCTTTTGTTCCCAGTCTCACCCAGCTGTGACCTCTGGCAGTCACACCCCAAATACAGCCCCAAACTTTGTCAGGGTACAGAGAGACTGAGAGCTCTCAGGCCAGGTCCTGTGCAAGGACAGGGAGCTTGTATTTCACCCCTTTTCAGAAAGATCCACCAACCCAGGGAGAGTCTGAGCTCCATCACCCCCAAAGCCCAGGAGAACTGAGGGGAGCCTGAGGAGCAGGGTCAGCTCAGGCTGTGTGGAGGGTGAGGACACGGCCAGGGGAAGCTCAGGCTCTCCCCTGCACCAGGCCcagccaggtgtgtgtgttACCTGCGCTGCTGTGCCGCCTCATGTTTCTGGCCAGCACATCCGCCGGGGTCTCCTCCGAGATCTGCACGGCCAGCTCTGCAATGCAAACCAAGAGGGGCTGAGacagggaaggaggatggaaAGGATGAGTCAGCACTAAGGATCCTGTCAGGGAACACCCTCAGGGAACAGCACAGGCACAGTCTGATTCTTCCCATTGCTTCCGCCATTGTCCGGACAGTCTGAGCTGTGTCCTTAAATCCCAGGAGCAGCCTCTCTGCTAATCTGGGAAGCACAACACCCACACGGTTTGCTCAGGGACTTCTGGATATCTCCGTGCTCCCACACTCAGCTTTTCAAGGTTTTTCTACAACAAACTGTTATAGCCTGCTCTGGAGCTCAGACACTTGAGGCTGCTCCCacaaggaggaagaagcagaagcTCTGGTGctgtgaacagcccttccctcctcttTGCAGGAATATTCACTGTGTGGAGGAGGTCTGGGCTCTGAGGACACACTGTCACGGAGTCTAGGGATGGCATGAGCCAGGCAGCACATGGGAGAGAGCCAGCTGAGTAACTGGACATCCTGGGGCACGAGCAGCTCGTCTGGTCCTACCAGTTCACTTTGACTCACCGTTTTTCTGCCTCCCTCAgatgagcacaggcaggagcagcagcagcagcagcacaaacccatCTATTGCTCAGCACATACCTCACGGGCAGGCTCAAGaaagccccagcacagggaggagggcgagaagcagagctgtgcactcacacagcccagcagaaggagcccactggggcagagcagcccccagccccgccccagtgccccagctcggtggctgtgctggcactgccctcctgcagcacccagggacccccatgACCCCCGTACCGTCCTGGCTGATGACCATGGACTCCAGCATGGTCTCGTTGCCGCTGTCGGGCGCGGTGCCGCGGCCGGACGcgtcctgctggccctggctgcagatgTGGGGCCGCACGCGGCTCTTGCGGGTGCTGATGCGGATGATGCCCCGCACCAGCCGGCACTCGGCGTCCTGCTCGTCCAGGTTGTAGTCCTGAGTGATGCTGTTGATGAGGTCCGAGATCTTGTTGGTCTTCTCCAGGAAGACGGTGTCCGAGGTGCACTTGGCCAGCTCGTCGATCTGGTGGACGCTGAAGAGCTCCGTGAGCTTCTTGAAGATCAGCACGTCGATCTGCCTGCTGGACATGGAGCCGTTCAGCTCGCTGATGTCCACATCAGACTCGTGGAAGGAGTAATACTCCTCTGAGCTGCGGTGGCTGCTGGGGAGCGCTGGCTTTTCTATGCTGTTCCTGAAgggcttctccagcagctccttgcagcaggagTCAGATTCCACGTGGTGGTTGGTGTTCCTGTTTGGATAGACAGGGATGCCCTTCAGCTTCACGTCTGGGTAACTGAAACTGCTGCCCATGCTGGACTTTTTGATCTGGTTCCCGTTCTTCTCAGCGGGAGAGGTGTTGGTGGGGCTGTTTGGCAGCCGCCCATTGTAGTCTCCGTTCTTGCCATCATCTGTGGAGGCCTCAGCGGGCCCTGGGTAGGGAATGCAGACACTGCAGTCCTGGAAGCAGCCCCCACACGTCACTATGCAACAGAAAACGGCCTTGTACGTGTTCCAGGCCTGAgacagggaggagcagcagaagcccTGGTTTGGGGGAGCCTCTGCTGTCCCAGAGATGAAGGTGATGGTCTCTGCCTCGCGGCCGTTGGGGTCTTTGAGCTCGGCCTTGCGCCCTTTCCTGTCCCGCATCTGCTGCGCGCGGCCGCGGCCGGCTTTGCTCTCGGAGCCACTGAGCACCTCCAGGCTGACATCCGTGTCCCGGCTGTCCCTGGAGTCCCTGGAGTCCCTGGCTGCGCGGGCCCGCAGGGGCACGGCCTccgggcagggctgctccctctgccgGGCGCCGCTCAGCTCGGGGGGCAGGCGGCTCCTCCGGCCCAGCATGGCTCGGCTCTGGGgcacctgcaggacacaggggGGATCAGAGCAACCCAGCACCACCTCAGCGAGCTGTCCGACAGCACACAGGGGTCTGACAGCCAGAGCTTCCCAAAGCCAACGATTCACAGGAATATTTGTGCCAGGACTCGCGCTGCTCTCACTAGGGGCCCGCGTTCTGTGGTTCTCCCACCACCCAAGCCTTGCTGCTTCCTTGGGTAGCTGCTCTCA
The sequence above is drawn from the Ammospiza caudacuta isolate bAmmCau1 chromosome 25, bAmmCau1.pri, whole genome shotgun sequence genome and encodes:
- the KDF1 gene encoding keratinocyte differentiation factor 1, which produces MLGRRSRLPPELSGARQREQPCPEAVPLRARAARDSRDSRDSRDTDVSLEVLSGSESKAGRGRAQQMRDRKGRKAELKDPNGREAETITFISGTAEAPPNQGFCCSSLSQAWNTYKAVFCCIVTCGGCFQDCSVCIPYPGPAEASTDDGKNGDYNGRLPNSPTNTSPAEKNGNQIKKSSMGSSFSYPDVKLKGIPVYPNRNTNHHVESDSCCKELLEKPFRNSIEKPALPSSHRSSEEYYSFHESDVDISELNGSMSSRQIDVLIFKKLTELFSVHQIDELAKCTSDTVFLEKTNKISDLINSITQDYNLDEQDAECRLVRGIIRISTRKSRVRPHICSQGQQDASGRGTAPDSGNETMLESMVISQDELAVQISEETPADVLARNMRRHSSAGSPTSRDSSFQDTETDSSGAPLLQVYC